In the genome of Streptomyces globosus, one region contains:
- a CDS encoding DinB family protein yields the protein MPTFVTPEAHGDERGALLSYVEAQRAGLRRALLGLTEEQAASHPSASGLSLSGLAKHSAEVEFNWLRLAQQQTNERQQSAESWGDSFRLVGTETIPEILAFWDGVTAELEKFIRELPDLDATFPLPETPWFPKDARVSMRWLLLHLVEEFARHAGHADIIRESLDGATAFELVARARAEDGAPAS from the coding sequence ATGCCCACTTTCGTCACGCCCGAGGCTCACGGCGACGAGCGCGGCGCGCTCCTGTCCTACGTCGAGGCCCAGCGCGCCGGACTCCGCCGCGCGCTCCTCGGCCTGACCGAGGAGCAGGCGGCGAGCCACCCGAGCGCGAGCGGGCTCTCGCTGTCCGGACTGGCCAAGCACAGCGCCGAGGTCGAGTTCAACTGGCTGCGGCTGGCGCAGCAGCAGACCAACGAGCGCCAGCAGAGCGCGGAGAGCTGGGGCGACAGCTTCCGCCTCGTCGGCACCGAGACCATCCCCGAGATCCTCGCCTTCTGGGACGGCGTCACCGCGGAGCTGGAGAAGTTCATCCGCGAGCTGCCCGACCTCGACGCCACCTTCCCCCTGCCGGAGACGCCCTGGTTCCCCAAGGACGCCCGGGTGTCGATGCGGTGGCTGCTGCTGCACCTGGTGGAGGAGTTCGCCCGCCACGCGGGCCACGCCGACATCATCCGGGAGTCCCTGGACGGCGCGACCGCGTTCGAGCTCGTGGCCCGCGCCCGGGCCGAGGACGGCGCGCCCGCCTCCTGA